A genomic stretch from Sphaerodactylus townsendi isolate TG3544 linkage group LG15, MPM_Stown_v2.3, whole genome shotgun sequence includes:
- the LTB4R gene encoding leukotriene B4 receptor 1, giving the protein MGDNSTWNATSPVTGQSSLKGASIGLAVLATAFLLGCPGNAFVVWSAGCRVRKRTVTCLLILHLAIADLIVLFTAPVFLRVLSVKEWELGDVVCRICHYICGVSMYASVFLIALMSLDRCLAVSKPILSHKIRSKKTIRLVVLGVWMAGFLLAIPVLIYRQVSEKKGEKPRCDFNHPTPRHLVFHNLFETITGFLLPFVTIIYCYCTIGQRLRDTRFRQKRRTSRLIALIVVAFAVFWLPYHVVNLLDVAAVWSGSTGVEDIGKAARRVLVALAFFSSSVNPILYAFSGGSLIRSAGLGFMAKLFEGTASEISSIKHGTTRDPQRHMETKVDPAGNGSPADLTESTNPTGETYEEHAEVLKALNSP; this is encoded by the coding sequence ATGGGAGACAATTCAACTTGGAATGCCACATCTCCCGTAACGGGGCAGTCCTCTCTGAAGGGGGCATCGATCGGCTTGGCTGTGCTCGCGACGGCTTTTCTTCTGGGCTGTCCCGGCAACGCCTTCGTCGTGTGGAGCGCTGGCTGCCGTGTCCGCAAGCGGACGGTCACCTGCCTCCTCATCCTCCATTTGGCCATCGCCGACTTGATAGTGCTGTTCACGGCACCCGTCTTCCTGCGGGTGCTAAGCGTCAAAGAGTGGGAGCTGGGCGACGTCGTCTGTCGCATTTGCCACTACATCTGCGGGGTCAGCATGTACGCCAGCGTCTTCCTGATTGCGCTCATGAGCTTGGACCGCTGCTTGGCCGTCTCGAAGCCCATCCTGTCCCACAAGATCCGCAGCAAAAAGACTATACGGCTCGTGGTCCTGGGCGTTTGGATGGCAGGATTTCTGTTGGCCATCCCCGTCCTTATCTACCGGCAGGTgtcagagaaaaagggggaaaagcctCGCTGTGACTTTAACCACCCCACACCCAGACATCTGGTCTTCCACAATCTTTTTGAAACCATCACTGGATTCCTGCTTCCGTTTGTCACCATCATCTATTGCTACTGCACCATCGGCCAGCGACTGAGAGACACCCGTTTTCGCCAAAAACGCCGCACGAGCCGCCTCATCGCTCTCATAGTGGttgcttttgctgttttttgGCTCCCTTACCACGTGGTCAACCTTCTGGATGTAGCCGCTGTGTGGAGCGGCTCCACCGGAGTAGAAGACATTGGGAAAGCGGCTAGGCGTGTGTTGGTTGCTTTAGCTTTCTTCAGCAGTAGCGTAAATCCTATCCTTTACGCCTTCAGTGGTGGTTCCCTCATCCGGTCTGCCGGCTTGGGCTTCATGGCCAAGCTCTTTGAAGGAACTGCTTCAGAAATATCCAGCATCAAGCATGGTACCACCCGGGACCCTCAACGCCACATGGAAACCAAGGTTGACCCCGCAGGGAACGGGAGTCCTGCAGACTTGACTGAATCTACCAACCCAACTGGTGAAACGTATGAAGAACATGCAGAGGTTTTGAAGGCCCTTAACTCACCGTGA